A single genomic interval of Pelagerythrobacter marensis harbors:
- a CDS encoding flagella basal body P-ring formation protein FlgA: MRPIRTLLAAGAIAVAAPALAAGFHDLSSIDREVERFTGAPQGSEGGARLPVDRRLKLTQCPTPIALEWYGSGNRTVLVRCPVSGGWRLFVPVAATQAAAAQARPVIARGESVSIAIQGRGFTVSRQGEALEAGAVGEWIRVRPAGEKREAIRARVIRPGRVGMDLP; this comes from the coding sequence ATGCGACCCATTCGGACACTTCTCGCCGCCGGCGCGATCGCCGTCGCGGCCCCGGCCCTGGCGGCCGGATTTCACGATCTTTCGAGCATCGACCGCGAGGTCGAGCGCTTCACCGGCGCGCCGCAGGGCAGCGAGGGCGGCGCGCGGCTGCCGGTCGACCGCCGCCTGAAGCTGACCCAGTGCCCGACCCCGATCGCGCTCGAATGGTACGGCAGCGGCAACCGCACCGTGCTCGTGCGCTGCCCGGTCTCGGGCGGGTGGCGCCTGTTCGTGCCCGTTGCCGCCACGCAAGCCGCTGCGGCGCAGGCCCGGCCGGTCATCGCGCGCGGGGAATCGGTCTCGATCGCGATCCAGGGCAGAGGCTTTACCGTGTCGCGCCAGGGCGAGGCGCTGGAGGCCGGCGCGGTCGGCGAATGGATCCGCGTGCGCCCCGCGGGCGAGAAACGCGAAGCGATCCGCGCCCGCGTGATCCGGCCCGGCCGGGTCGGCATGGATTTGCCGTAG
- a CDS encoding flagellar biosynthesis anti-sigma factor FlgM has protein sequence MDRIDMQAANGIAARLRARSASPVAQPERVRPTANEADQAGAAALAAVALAKGDAPVDHERVAAIRQALDSGTYSLDPRKTADAMIAAGFLPRNTK, from the coding sequence ATGGATCGGATCGACATGCAGGCGGCAAACGGGATCGCGGCGCGGCTGAGGGCGCGCAGCGCCTCTCCCGTCGCGCAACCCGAACGGGTCAGGCCGACAGCCAACGAGGCCGACCAGGCCGGCGCCGCCGCGCTCGCCGCCGTCGCGCTGGCGAAAGGCGATGCGCCCGTCGACCACGAGCGCGTTGCCGCCATCCGCCAGGCGCTGGACAGCGGCACGTATTCTCTCGATCCGCGCAAGACCGCCGACGCGATGATCGCGGCGGGCTTCCTGCCGAGGAACACGAAATGA
- a CDS encoding flagellar basal body rod protein FlgF codes for MDRLIYTALSGMNASMERQRVIASNMANAQTVGFRAELIDQRPVTVDGETLDVRAMQRAQVRGATMSAGEMIRTGHELDLFIQGDALMAVQAMDGTEAYTRRADLSISPTGALVNGEGRPVLGEAGPITVPLGAKVAIAPDGVVSVSDPAVPDQPPVEVGRIKLAGWQGSPIAKGLDGLFRVEGGGVLPADAEASVITGALEQSNVKPTEVLVEMIDAQRLFDMRSKLIATARDCDQSGAQLLRLG; via the coding sequence ATGGACCGCCTGATCTACACCGCGCTGAGCGGCATGAACGCCTCGATGGAGCGCCAGCGGGTGATCGCCAGCAATATGGCGAACGCCCAGACGGTTGGCTTCCGTGCCGAGCTGATCGACCAGCGGCCGGTGACGGTCGATGGCGAGACGCTGGACGTGCGGGCGATGCAGCGCGCGCAGGTGCGCGGTGCGACGATGAGCGCAGGCGAAATGATCCGCACCGGGCACGAGCTGGACCTGTTCATCCAGGGCGATGCGCTGATGGCGGTCCAGGCGATGGACGGGACCGAAGCCTATACGCGGCGTGCGGATCTTTCGATCTCGCCCACCGGCGCGCTGGTGAACGGCGAGGGCCGGCCGGTGCTGGGCGAGGCCGGGCCGATCACGGTGCCGCTGGGGGCAAAAGTCGCGATCGCGCCCGACGGCGTGGTCAGCGTGAGCGACCCGGCCGTGCCCGACCAGCCCCCGGTCGAAGTCGGGCGGATCAAGCTCGCCGGATGGCAGGGCAGCCCGATCGCCAAGGGGCTGGACGGCCTGTTTCGCGTGGAGGGCGGGGGCGTGCTCCCGGCCGATGCCGAAGCCAGCGTGATCACCGGCGCGCTGGAACAATCCAATGTGAAACCCACCGAAGTGCTGGTCGAGATGATCGATGCGCAGCGCCTGTTCGACATGCGCAGCAAGCTCATCGCGACCGCCCGCGACTGCGACCAGTCGGGCGCGCAACTCCTGCGCCTGGGCTGA
- a CDS encoding flagellar hook capping FlgD N-terminal domain-containing protein, protein MTSVAATSDAAAMAAGSAATGRDYASLGQADFLRLLTVQVQQQDPFDPVDNKEMLAQMAQFSSLSGITEMNETLQGISDKLDALAAAQAATNPTE, encoded by the coding sequence ATGACAAGCGTAGCAGCCACTTCCGATGCCGCCGCGATGGCGGCCGGCTCTGCCGCCACGGGGCGCGACTACGCCTCGCTCGGCCAGGCCGACTTCCTCCGTCTGCTGACCGTCCAGGTCCAGCAGCAGGACCCGTTCGACCCGGTCGATAACAAGGAGATGCTGGCGCAGATGGCCCAGTTCTCCTCGCTTTCCGGGATCACCGAGATGAACGAAACGCTGCAGGGCATTTCGGACAAGCTCGATGCTCTCGCGGCCGCGCAGGCGGCCACGAACCCCACCGAATGA
- a CDS encoding lytic transglycosylase domain-containing protein yields the protein MPEVTSVQRSPAQGDAVQASIARASAATGVDFDYLLAQAKIESNLKPDARARTSSASGLYQFISSTWLETLDRHGRAHGLDWAEAAITRDGGRAAVGDAGMRSQIMALRFDPEVSSLMAAELARDNASELRGFLGREPDHAELYLAHFLGAGGAKSFLGALQDNPLTPAASLFPKAAQANGAIFYQGGRARSVGDVMELVRGKIERAKESGALSPEIVPGNAGSAMPATPAAAFIHARRSFASEPEAVPSRPSMAETLRATFGGSDALAGRAARQVGEAYGKFRAFGL from the coding sequence TTGCCAGAGGTCACATCAGTTCAGCGCAGCCCGGCACAGGGCGACGCCGTCCAGGCGTCGATCGCCCGTGCCTCTGCCGCGACCGGAGTCGATTTCGACTACCTGCTCGCGCAGGCGAAGATCGAATCCAACCTGAAACCCGATGCGCGGGCGCGCACGTCCAGCGCATCGGGGCTTTACCAGTTCATATCCTCCACCTGGCTCGAGACGCTCGACCGCCATGGCCGCGCGCACGGGCTCGACTGGGCGGAAGCGGCGATCACCCGCGACGGCGGCCGCGCGGCGGTCGGCGATGCGGGTATGCGCTCGCAGATCATGGCGCTGCGTTTCGATCCCGAGGTCTCCTCGCTCATGGCGGCGGAGCTGGCGCGCGACAACGCCAGCGAGCTGCGCGGCTTCCTCGGCCGCGAACCCGACCATGCCGAGCTGTACCTCGCCCATTTCCTCGGCGCGGGCGGCGCCAAGAGCTTTCTCGGCGCGCTGCAGGACAATCCGCTGACGCCGGCGGCATCGCTGTTCCCCAAGGCGGCGCAGGCCAACGGGGCGATCTTCTACCAGGGCGGGCGGGCGCGCTCGGTCGGCGACGTGATGGAGCTGGTGCGCGGCAAGATCGAACGCGCCAAGGAAAGCGGCGCCCTTTCGCCCGAAATCGTTCCGGGGAACGCGGGCAGCGCCATGCCCGCCACCCCGGCGGCGGCCTTCATCCATGCCCGGCGCAGCTTTGCGAGCGAGCCGGAAGCGGTACCCTCCCGCCCCTCGATGGCCGAAACGCTGCGGGCGACTTTCGGCGGATCGGATGCCCTGGCCGGGCGCGCCGCGCGCCAGGTGGGTGAGGCCTATGGCAAGTTCAGGGCGTTCGGGCTGTGA
- a CDS encoding flagellar protein FlgN, with amino-acid sequence MTTERPLRDTLRQMLALLEDERQALAGLDLDAIMQSSDGKLELCEAIERQADGPLDEECRGLLDAVARLNAVNRKIRNLIAANVEARLGTLAGRISLYGSGRPAVSREVPYSA; translated from the coding sequence ATGACGACCGAACGGCCCCTGCGCGACACATTGCGGCAAATGCTTGCCCTTCTGGAAGACGAGCGGCAGGCGCTTGCCGGTCTCGACCTCGACGCGATCATGCAATCGTCTGACGGCAAGCTGGAGCTGTGCGAAGCGATCGAGCGCCAGGCCGACGGCCCGCTCGACGAGGAATGCCGCGGCCTGCTCGACGCGGTCGCGCGGCTCAACGCGGTCAATCGCAAGATCCGCAACCTGATCGCCGCCAATGTCGAGGCGCGCCTCGGCACGCTGGCCGGGCGGATCAGCCTTTACGGATCGGGCCGGCCCGCGGTTTCGCGCGAAGTTCCCTACTCCGCCTGA
- a CDS encoding ABC transporter substrate-binding protein, which produces MALFLASCAPAPEPAAPPGTEPQRIVSLDYCADQYVLRFADRDAILALSPYAGERFSYMRAEAEGLPMVRPRTADILALRPDLVIRSFGGGADVVPFLEDLGVPVVQIGFPQTIAEVREEVVRVGSALGAGAEAQRVAADMDRRLAALPAPPDRPRTALYMTPGGMTSGEGTLVHEILRTAGLANFQDRAGWNILPLERLAYERPDVVAPAFYEGVESQGDIWSAARHPVAQAQLENRPVVPLEGAWTSCGGWFLIDAIEALSHAAQRDAP; this is translated from the coding sequence GTGGCGTTGTTCCTGGCATCCTGCGCTCCGGCGCCGGAACCAGCCGCCCCACCGGGCACCGAACCGCAACGCATCGTCAGCCTCGATTATTGCGCCGACCAGTACGTGCTCCGCTTCGCCGATCGCGACGCGATCCTCGCGCTCTCGCCCTATGCGGGGGAGCGGTTCTCTTACATGCGCGCCGAGGCCGAAGGGCTGCCCATGGTGCGGCCGCGCACCGCCGATATTCTCGCACTCCGGCCCGACCTCGTGATCCGCTCGTTCGGCGGAGGGGCCGACGTGGTGCCCTTTCTCGAAGACCTCGGCGTGCCGGTGGTCCAGATCGGCTTCCCGCAAACGATCGCCGAAGTGCGCGAGGAAGTGGTGCGCGTGGGCAGCGCGCTGGGCGCCGGGGCGGAGGCGCAGCGCGTGGCGGCCGATATGGACCGCCGCCTCGCCGCCCTGCCGGCCCCGCCGGACAGGCCCCGCACCGCGCTTTACATGACGCCGGGGGGCATGACCTCGGGCGAAGGCACGTTGGTCCACGAAATCCTGCGCACCGCCGGGCTCGCCAATTTCCAGGACCGGGCCGGCTGGAACATCCTGCCGCTCGAGCGGCTCGCCTACGAACGCCCCGACGTGGTCGCGCCGGCCTTCTACGAAGGCGTCGAAAGCCAGGGCGACATCTGGAGCGCCGCGCGCCACCCGGTGGCGCAGGCGCAGCTCGAAAACCGCCCCGTCGTGCCGCTCGAAGGCGCCTGGACAAGCTGCGGCGGATGGTTCCTGATCGACGCGATCGAGGCGCTGTCGCACGCGGCACAGAGAGACGCGCCATGA
- a CDS encoding flagellar biosynthesis protein FlhA translates to MALPVGILAVIVLMVVPIPAAMLDLFFVLNIALSVAVLMAAMNAEKPLDFSSFPSVLLFATLMRLALNVASTRVVLMNGHEGEAAAGKVIEAFGAFLIGGNFAVGLFVFMILMIINLVVVTKGAGRVSEVSARFTLDALPGKQMAIDADLAAGLMTAEEAKARRREIATEADFYGSMDGASKFVKGDAIAALLILLVNIVAGFVLGMATHGLTAAEAGQVYVTLAVGDALVASIPALLLSIAAAVIVTRVADSRDLTGQIGGQLAEPGIWLPVACILAAMGTIPAMPQSVFLPLAAGAFALWHMLSRRKKFVPAEEPEPAPDATRIAIEDVSEQALVTVELGFGLVHLADEKRGAPLVARLTGLRRQLCQAFGFVVPQFRIKDSFDLAPDSYRVTLGGAPLGTGKLRADRMLAIDTGEAGRLAEIPGEATLDPSFGCPAIWIEPATRDLAVAEGYLVVDAESVVATHVNQLLSARPQELLGPDQVRELLDMVRERNAQLVETITPQPLSLAAITRLLRTLLADGIALAHPIPVLSSLSQAAQQTTDHDKLVDMLRADLGPMLVGSLCPPDQRLPVITLAAQLEEMVVGGMQDPTSGAIVIEPDLARSIGERIAAILAERPAGAGTPALIVQPRARRPLASLLRLRAPGCAVLSINELPVSQPIEVIAVVGGEDQPAPQAEPAGQAEQPAAGAEMRTEAMAA, encoded by the coding sequence ATGGCGCTGCCGGTCGGCATTCTTGCGGTCATCGTGCTGATGGTCGTGCCGATCCCGGCGGCCATGCTCGACCTGTTCTTCGTCCTCAACATCGCGCTTTCGGTCGCGGTGCTGATGGCGGCGATGAATGCGGAAAAGCCGCTCGACTTCTCCTCCTTCCCCTCCGTCCTGCTGTTCGCGACGCTGATGCGCCTCGCGCTCAACGTCGCATCCACCCGCGTCGTGCTGATGAACGGGCACGAGGGGGAGGCTGCCGCGGGCAAAGTGATCGAGGCGTTCGGCGCCTTCCTGATCGGCGGCAACTTCGCGGTCGGCCTGTTCGTGTTCATGATCCTGATGATCATCAACCTGGTCGTGGTGACCAAGGGCGCGGGCCGCGTGTCGGAAGTCTCCGCCCGCTTCACGCTCGACGCCCTGCCCGGCAAGCAGATGGCAATCGACGCCGATCTCGCCGCCGGGCTGATGACGGCCGAGGAAGCCAAGGCCCGCCGGCGCGAGATCGCGACCGAGGCGGACTTCTACGGCTCGATGGACGGCGCCAGCAAGTTCGTGAAGGGCGACGCAATCGCCGCGCTGCTGATCCTGCTGGTCAACATCGTGGCCGGTTTCGTCCTCGGCATGGCGACCCACGGGCTGACCGCCGCCGAAGCGGGCCAGGTCTATGTCACGCTGGCGGTGGGCGACGCGCTGGTCGCCTCGATCCCGGCGCTGCTGCTGTCGATCGCGGCCGCGGTGATCGTCACCCGCGTGGCCGACTCGCGCGACCTCACCGGCCAGATCGGCGGCCAGTTGGCGGAGCCGGGCATCTGGCTGCCCGTCGCCTGCATTCTCGCCGCGATGGGGACGATCCCGGCCATGCCGCAATCGGTCTTCCTGCCGCTCGCCGCCGGGGCCTTCGCGCTCTGGCACATGCTCAGCCGGCGCAAGAAATTCGTGCCGGCGGAAGAGCCGGAGCCCGCGCCCGATGCCACCCGCATCGCGATCGAGGACGTGTCGGAACAGGCGCTGGTGACGGTCGAACTCGGCTTCGGCCTGGTCCACCTGGCGGACGAGAAGCGCGGCGCGCCGCTGGTCGCCCGGCTGACCGGGCTGCGGCGGCAGCTGTGCCAGGCCTTCGGCTTCGTCGTGCCGCAGTTCCGCATCAAGGACAGCTTCGACCTCGCGCCCGATTCCTACCGCGTGACGCTGGGCGGTGCGCCGCTCGGCACCGGCAAGCTGCGGGCCGACCGGATGCTGGCGATCGATACCGGCGAGGCCGGTCGCCTGGCCGAAATCCCGGGCGAGGCGACGCTGGACCCCAGCTTCGGCTGCCCGGCGATCTGGATCGAGCCGGCGACGCGCGACCTGGCCGTGGCCGAGGGATATCTGGTGGTCGACGCCGAAAGCGTCGTCGCCACCCACGTCAACCAGCTCCTCTCCGCCCGGCCGCAGGAACTGCTCGGCCCCGACCAGGTGCGCGAGCTGCTCGACATGGTCCGCGAGCGCAACGCGCAGCTGGTGGAAACGATCACGCCGCAGCCGCTTTCGCTGGCCGCGATCACCCGCCTGCTGCGCACGCTCCTGGCCGACGGGATCGCGCTCGCTCATCCGATTCCGGTGCTCTCCAGCCTGTCGCAGGCGGCGCAACAGACGACCGACCACGACAAGCTGGTCGACATGCTGCGCGCCGATCTCGGCCCGATGCTGGTCGGCAGCCTCTGCCCGCCCGACCAGCGCCTGCCCGTGATCACGCTGGCCGCGCAGCTTGAGGAAATGGTCGTCGGCGGGATGCAGGACCCGACCAGCGGCGCGATCGTGATCGAACCGGACCTGGCCCGGTCGATCGGCGAACGGATCGCGGCGATTCTGGCCGAGCGCCCGGCCGGCGCCGGCACCCCCGCTCTGATCGTGCAGCCCCGCGCACGCCGCCCGCTGGCCAGCCTGCTGCGGCTGCGCGCGCCGGGCTGCGCGGTGCTGTCGATCAACGAACTTCCCGTCTCCCAGCCGATCGAGGTGATCGCGGTTGTCGGGGGCGAAGACCAACCCGCTCCGCAGGCCGAACCGGCCGGACAGGCCGAACAGCCCGCGGCGGGCGCAGAGATGAGAACGGAGGCGATGGCCGCATGA
- the flgC gene encoding flagellar basal body rod protein FlgC: protein MAGPMTLFELGQRAMSAQMVRMNAAASNLANAGSVAASEQEAYRPLRPVFAEQLDAASGMSTVRVDGVYRADVAPVRRHEPGHPLADENGDVWASPVDENAEMVEMLEASRQYQNMVEALSTAKQLMLETMRMK, encoded by the coding sequence ATGGCCGGCCCGATGACGCTTTTCGAACTCGGCCAGCGCGCCATGTCCGCCCAGATGGTGCGGATGAACGCGGCCGCGTCCAACCTCGCCAACGCCGGCAGCGTCGCTGCCAGCGAGCAGGAGGCCTACCGCCCGCTGCGCCCGGTCTTCGCCGAACAGCTCGACGCCGCGAGCGGGATGAGCACTGTGCGCGTCGACGGCGTCTATCGCGCCGATGTCGCGCCGGTGCGCCGGCACGAGCCGGGCCACCCGCTGGCGGACGAAAACGGCGATGTCTGGGCCAGCCCGGTCGATGAGAACGCCGAGATGGTCGAGATGCTCGAAGCCTCGCGCCAGTACCAGAACATGGTCGAGGCGCTGTCCACCGCCAAGCAACTGATGCTCGAAACGATGAGGATGAAATGA
- the flgG gene encoding flagellar basal-body rod protein FlgG: protein MPTSALQVARTGLEAQDARMRVIANNLANVGTTGFKKDRANFATLAYQDARVAGQRSSGETAYATGLNLGTGVAVQSTSQIVTQGALSTTGNALDLALDGDGYFQVELPGGQLGYTRAGNFTRSAEGQLVTQQGYVVQPAITVPEGASSISVSPDGIVSAMVAGDAEPAELGQLQVAAFANPAGLRAIGDNFLVETAASGAAQLGAGGELGRGNIRQGMLEASNVNIVEELVDMIECQRAYEINSKMVSSVDEMLRNANQTL, encoded by the coding sequence ATGCCAACTTCCGCTCTCCAGGTGGCCCGCACCGGGCTCGAGGCGCAGGACGCGCGGATGCGCGTGATCGCCAACAACCTCGCGAACGTCGGCACCACCGGCTTCAAGAAGGATCGCGCCAATTTCGCGACGCTCGCCTATCAGGATGCGCGCGTTGCCGGGCAGCGGTCTTCGGGCGAAACGGCCTATGCCACCGGGCTCAACCTCGGCACCGGCGTCGCAGTCCAGTCGACCAGCCAGATCGTCACCCAGGGCGCGCTCAGCACGACGGGCAATGCGCTCGATCTCGCGCTCGACGGCGACGGCTATTTCCAGGTCGAACTGCCCGGCGGGCAGCTCGGCTATACCCGCGCGGGCAATTTCACCCGCTCGGCCGAAGGGCAGCTCGTCACCCAGCAGGGCTACGTCGTCCAGCCGGCGATCACCGTTCCCGAAGGGGCGTCGTCGATCTCGGTATCCCCCGACGGCATCGTTTCGGCGATGGTGGCCGGGGATGCCGAGCCGGCCGAGCTGGGCCAGCTCCAGGTCGCCGCGTTCGCCAATCCCGCCGGCCTGCGCGCGATCGGCGACAACTTCCTGGTCGAAACCGCCGCCAGCGGCGCGGCGCAGCTCGGCGCCGGGGGCGAACTGGGCCGCGGCAATATCCGTCAGGGGATGCTGGAGGCCTCCAACGTCAACATCGTGGAGGAGCTGGTCGACATGATCGAATGCCAGCGCGCCTACGAAATCAATTCGAAGATGGTCTCGTCGGTCGACGAGATGCTGCGCAACGCCAACCAGACATTATGA
- a CDS encoding FliA/WhiG family RNA polymerase sigma factor: MKLDHTQFAAAEAYRGNVGDRVTRFLPMVRKLAWHLSGSGGPTVDVEDLIQAGLVALTECAQKHDSPSDDGFAAYAKMRVRGAMVDLLRSASPDSRGARTRRRMLETTRAKLRRSLDREPSAPELAEALDMPVKDFLQFERDLAETRIASLDECYSETDGAFASAEPDAERQVLQQEDRESLIAALSGLGERHQLVIQLYFVEELNLSEIAAVLEVSVPRVHQLKAAALAKMRKAMADADSGSV; the protein is encoded by the coding sequence ATGAAGCTCGATCATACCCAGTTCGCGGCAGCGGAAGCCTATCGCGGCAATGTCGGCGACCGGGTGACCCGGTTCCTGCCGATGGTCCGCAAGCTTGCCTGGCACCTGTCGGGCAGCGGCGGCCCGACGGTCGATGTCGAGGATCTGATTCAGGCGGGCCTGGTCGCGCTGACCGAATGCGCGCAGAAGCACGATTCGCCCAGCGACGACGGCTTTGCCGCCTATGCCAAGATGCGCGTGCGCGGCGCGATGGTGGACCTGCTGCGCAGCGCCTCGCCCGATTCGCGCGGCGCGCGCACGCGCCGGCGGATGCTTGAGACGACGCGGGCGAAACTGCGCCGCTCGCTCGACCGCGAGCCGTCGGCGCCCGAACTGGCCGAAGCGCTCGACATGCCGGTGAAGGATTTTCTCCAGTTCGAGCGCGATCTGGCGGAAACGCGGATCGCCTCGCTCGACGAATGCTATTCGGAAACCGACGGCGCCTTCGCCTCGGCCGAACCCGACGCCGAACGGCAGGTTCTCCAGCAGGAAGACCGCGAAAGCCTGATCGCGGCGCTCTCGGGCCTGGGTGAACGGCACCAGCTGGTGATCCAGCTCTATTTCGTCGAGGAACTCAACTTGTCCGAAATCGCCGCCGTTCTGGAAGTCAGCGTGCCGCGCGTGCACCAGCTCAAGGCCGCCGCGCTGGCGAAAATGCGCAAGGCGATGGCGGATGCGGATAGCGGGTCGGTTTGA
- a CDS encoding flagellar hook basal-body protein, whose protein sequence is MSFYTSLNGLKNSQTELGVIAHNIANVETNGFKKGSTQFADIVAGSAQSDPRMIKGIGATVEGITQNFGLGPIEQTGGALDLAITGDGFFAMRSADSGNTVYTRNGAFGVDEAGFITDGGPNRLQVFPTDASGAVTSTTPVDAQIAPTNAAGAEYVGVVVGEDGLVSASYADGSTEAVGSVALASFITPTGLKQIGSSNWEATGISGPANYGSPGTGQYGSLMSGSIERSNVDIAEELVGLITAQRNFQANAKAIDTATQISQTVINLRS, encoded by the coding sequence ATGTCTTTCTACACTTCGCTGAACGGCCTGAAGAATTCGCAGACCGAGCTGGGCGTCATCGCCCACAATATCGCCAACGTCGAAACCAACGGCTTCAAGAAGGGCAGCACCCAGTTCGCCGACATCGTCGCCGGCTCCGCGCAGTCGGACCCGCGGATGATCAAGGGCATCGGCGCGACCGTGGAAGGGATCACGCAGAACTTCGGCCTCGGCCCGATCGAACAGACCGGCGGCGCGCTCGATCTCGCGATCACCGGCGACGGCTTCTTCGCGATGCGCTCGGCCGACAGCGGCAACACGGTCTATACCCGCAACGGCGCCTTCGGCGTCGACGAGGCGGGCTTCATCACCGACGGCGGCCCCAACCGCCTGCAGGTCTTCCCGACCGACGCCAGCGGCGCGGTCACTTCGACCACCCCGGTCGATGCGCAGATCGCGCCGACCAATGCGGCGGGCGCCGAATATGTCGGCGTCGTCGTGGGCGAGGACGGCCTGGTCTCGGCCTCCTATGCCGACGGTTCGACCGAGGCGGTCGGCAGCGTCGCGCTCGCATCCTTCATCACGCCGACCGGCCTCAAGCAGATCGGCTCGTCGAACTGGGAAGCGACCGGGATTTCGGGGCCGGCCAACTACGGTTCGCCGGGCACCGGGCAATACGGCTCGCTGATGTCGGGTTCGATCGAGCGGTCGAACGTGGACATCGCCGAGGAACTGGTCGGCCTGATTACCGCGCAGCGCAACTTCCAGGCGAATGCCAAGGCGATCGACACCGCGACCCAGATTTCGCAGACGGTCATCAACCTGCGGAGCTGA
- a CDS encoding MotA/TolQ/ExbB proton channel family protein encodes MNVLQLLDPVSLAIVFGGTLAATLLRCGWRDTRTALIALAQLPNRPFDSARVRAELAAQVREIEEDGILRAEPHSFGDGEFDDLSDALIRHRSIKALHDEHARHSSRRRTAAETATRVLGEAAELAPVLGLVGTLVALGGFSAAAGGDYARSIGTAVVTTLYGLVLANFVFGPLAGAIARRARAEESEREALIAWLAATVERAIPSAPPPRDADTDAKAAA; translated from the coding sequence ATGAACGTCCTGCAATTGCTCGATCCCGTTTCGCTCGCGATCGTTTTCGGCGGCACTCTGGCGGCGACCCTGCTTCGCTGCGGCTGGCGCGACACGCGCACGGCGCTGATCGCCCTGGCGCAGCTGCCCAACCGCCCGTTCGACAGCGCGCGCGTGCGCGCCGAGCTGGCGGCCCAGGTGCGCGAGATCGAGGAAGACGGCATCCTGCGCGCCGAACCGCACAGCTTCGGCGACGGCGAGTTCGACGATCTCAGCGACGCGCTGATCCGCCATCGTTCGATCAAGGCGCTGCACGACGAACATGCGCGCCACAGCAGCCGCCGCCGGACCGCCGCCGAAACCGCGACCCGCGTGCTTGGCGAAGCGGCGGAACTGGCGCCCGTGCTCGGGCTGGTCGGCACGCTCGTGGCGCTGGGGGGCTTCTCCGCCGCCGCGGGGGGCGACTATGCCCGCTCGATCGGGACCGCCGTGGTCACCACGCTCTACGGCCTCGTGCTCGCCAACTTCGTTTTCGGCCCGCTGGCCGGGGCCATCGCGCGCCGCGCCCGGGCCGAGGAAAGCGAGCGGGAGGCGCTGATCGCATGGCTCGCCGCGACCGTCGAACGCGCGATCCCGAGCGCGCCGCCCCCGCGCGACGCGGATACGGACGCGAAGGCGGCGGCATGA
- the flgB gene encoding flagellar basal body rod protein FlgB, which translates to MSEGLFGIHGAALEIRAQRMGMLGSNIANAATPGYKARDIDFAAALEAKLGGAGDERAIGSATRYRVPVMPSLDGNTVEMATEQAAFAENAVAYTATLGFLRGRVETLTRAIKGE; encoded by the coding sequence ATGAGCGAAGGCCTTTTCGGAATTCACGGTGCGGCGCTGGAGATCAGGGCGCAGCGCATGGGCATGCTCGGATCGAACATCGCCAATGCGGCGACGCCCGGATATAAGGCGCGCGACATCGATTTCGCCGCCGCGCTGGAGGCGAAGCTGGGCGGGGCGGGCGACGAGCGGGCGATCGGTTCCGCCACGCGCTACCGCGTCCCGGTCATGCCCAGCCTCGACGGCAATACGGTGGAAATGGCGACCGAGCAGGCCGCCTTTGCCGAGAACGCCGTCGCCTATACCGCCACGCTGGGTTTTCTGCGCGGCCGGGTCGAAACGCTCACCCGCGCGATCAAGGGCGAGTGA